In the Ipomoea triloba cultivar NCNSP0323 chromosome 6, ASM357664v1 genome, one interval contains:
- the LOC116022869 gene encoding uncharacterized protein LOC116022869 → MDKENSKSNNPLFCLKWPWDTVNPNQNNPQSPATPCTLETPWLFKSFQNLTSLAFSFIHNTSNSRNFSLGIPALKPPPAVKKKLSPEEQSEAEQRAFAAALASAKEATVLEFYSPACQLCNSLLNFVTEVEKRNSDWLNIVYVDATSDQWLPELLNYDINYVPCFVLLDKHGKALAKTGVPNSRLHVVAGVSHLLKMKRPQKKQ, encoded by the exons ATGGACAAGGAGAATTCAAAGTCCAACAATCCTTTGTTCTGCTTAAAGTGGCCGTGGGATACTGTTAATCCTAACCAGAATAACCCCCAAAGCCCTGCAACTCCTTGTACCTTAGAGACGCCATGGCTATTCAAATCATTTCAAAATTTGACTTCCTTAGCCTTCAGTTTCATCCATAACACGTCCAATTCCCGAAACTTTTCCCTCGGAATCCCCGCGCTGAAGCCGCCCCCGGCGGTGAAGAAGAAATTGAGTCCGGAGGAACAATCGGAGGCGGAGCAGAGAGCGTTTGCGGCGGCGCTGGCGAGCGCTAAAGAGGCTACGGTGTTGGAATTCTACTCCCCCGCCTGCCAGCTCTGCAACTCTTTGCTTAATTTCGTTACGGAGGTCGAGAAGCGGAACTCGGATTGGCTCAACATTGTTTACGTTGATGCTACGAGTGATCAATGGCTGCCTGAG CTTCTGAATTACGACATAAATTATGTTCCTTGCTTCGTTCTCCTGGACAAACATGGGAAGGCCCTTGCAAAAACAGGCGTTCCGAACAGCAGACTGCATGTAGTTGCTGGTGTTTCTCACCTCCTCAAAATGAAACGCCCACAGAAGAAACAGTGA